In Cupriavidus basilensis, the following proteins share a genomic window:
- a CDS encoding VENN motif pre-toxin domain-containing protein has product MDGIRGSAISVALKYAGNGGFQVSVKENTDLKGAVLASTADAGKNSLTTGTLTTSDIENKAEYSSSSSTIAGSFDSGQSLLKNGVNTLAATAAGSAQKAIEGDAAGTTKSAIANGTVTITNAEAQKEKTGKPVDETLASLNRDTDGANQAIDKIFDAKKVKEQQEENKVRAELVQQLAPMVYSKVGDMLVGSSPDTKAAVHALMGGLLAQAAGGSFAAGAAGGAAASLAMEAFGKALLDQPGLSESDRKALVQLAGLVVGGVAGGAAGGSVADVAAGANIGKVATENNYLNHEQKDALAKELLKCQGEATCVTRTVSKYQNVDQQQHADAQSCSDPTLCKDVSLEARRGGSFDRNDAVFLCGGVSSCESYLTNLGSQNKTDEFSALRRAEQVQIALENAVTKGTLVDALDITMVSGASFGTGGGAIAGATAGRKPANSGGTSAGGGQQGRMSGVADLFDKNSPVNEISLNGQRYTATADSNKAGTTKVFDTSRLPNTQLESQARAFVDHLTGGVPLSPKGNPPQVWTTTLADGTTINLRSVSSSTVGTSGNQARWTVDVINNPSIQAVVPRPRIEIKFK; this is encoded by the coding sequence TTGGATGGTATTCGCGGATCGGCGATATCGGTTGCACTGAAATATGCGGGCAATGGCGGCTTCCAGGTCAGCGTCAAGGAGAACACGGACCTGAAGGGAGCGGTGCTGGCCAGCACGGCAGACGCTGGCAAGAACAGCCTCACCACCGGCACGCTGACTACCAGCGATATTGAGAACAAGGCGGAGTACAGCAGTAGTTCGTCGACGATTGCCGGCAGTTTCGACAGTGGTCAGAGCCTGCTGAAGAACGGCGTGAACACCCTCGCGGCCACGGCGGCAGGGAGTGCGCAAAAGGCAATCGAAGGCGATGCCGCCGGCACTACCAAGAGCGCCATTGCCAATGGCACGGTCACCATCACCAATGCCGAGGCGCAGAAGGAGAAGACGGGCAAGCCGGTGGACGAAACGCTTGCCAGCTTGAATCGGGATACGGATGGCGCTAACCAGGCGATCGATAAGATCTTTGATGCGAAGAAGGTGAAGGAGCAGCAGGAGGAGAATAAGGTCCGGGCCGAACTGGTGCAGCAGTTGGCGCCGATGGTTTATAGCAAGGTCGGCGACATGCTGGTGGGCTCCTCTCCTGACACCAAAGCCGCTGTCCATGCTTTGATGGGCGGTCTGCTTGCCCAGGCCGCCGGCGGCAGCTTTGCTGCGGGGGCTGCAGGTGGAGCGGCGGCCTCGCTGGCAATGGAGGCTTTTGGTAAGGCGCTCCTCGATCAGCCGGGCTTGAGCGAGAGCGATCGTAAGGCGTTGGTGCAGTTGGCTGGGCTGGTTGTTGGCGGTGTGGCGGGTGGCGCGGCAGGTGGGTCGGTTGCTGATGTTGCTGCGGGTGCGAATATTGGGAAGGTGGCGACGGAGAATAACTACCTGAATCATGAGCAGAAGGATGCCCTGGCTAAGGAACTCCTGAAATGCCAAGGCGAAGCCACTTGCGTTACCCGAACCGTTAGCAAGTACCAGAACGTCGACCAGCAACAGCATGCCGACGCGCAAAGTTGTAGTGACCCGACGCTCTGCAAGGACGTCAGCCTGGAGGCGCGGCGTGGTGGCAGCTTTGACCGGAATGACGCAGTCTTCTTGTGCGGCGGCGTGTCGTCTTGCGAGAGTTATCTGACAAATCTAGGTTCGCAGAACAAAACGGATGAGTTCTCAGCGTTGAGACGTGCAGAGCAAGTACAGATTGCTCTAGAGAACGCCGTTACTAAGGGTACTCTAGTCGACGCACTAGACATTACGATGGTGTCCGGTGCCTCCTTCGGTACCGGAGGAGGTGCGATTGCCGGTGCGACCGCGGGCCGTAAGCCGGCTAATTCTGGTGGCACGTCAGCCGGCGGCGGGCAACAAGGCCGCATGAGCGGCGTCGCAGATCTTTTTGACAAGAACAGCCCTGTGAACGAGATTTCGCTGAACGGCCAAAGATACACTGCAACTGCGGATAGCAACAAGGCTGGTACTACGAAGGTATTTGACACTAGCCGTTTGCCGAATACGCAACTTGAGTCCCAAGCGCGCGCATTCGTTGATCACCTGACTGGGGGGGTGCCATTGAGCCCGAAGGGTAACCCGCCTCAGGTTTGGACGACGACGCTGGCTGACGGCACGACGATCAACTTAAGATCTGTTTCAAGCTCAACGGTCGGTACAAGTGGAAATCAGGCTAGGTGGACTGTGGACGTCATCAATAATCCATCGATCCAGGCGGTTGTTCCTCGGCCACGTATCGAAATCAAATTCAAGTAG
- a CDS encoding glutaminase encodes MDYAHILQRIHRDIAPLLTQGRVADYIPELGKVPATHFGMALVFADGRSHCVGDAAVPFSIQSISKLFACTLAFQLLGEDLWQRVGREPSGNAFNSLVQLEYEQGKPRNPFINAGALVVTDVLCSRFVQAETAMVQFLRRLSGNPAIDYDPRVAQSEREHADRNRAMAYFMKDFGRLEMPVDKVIDAYCRQCAITMSCEDLARAALFLAHGGVVPWSGERVLDASPTKRLSALMLTCGTYDAAGDFVYRVGLPAKSGVGGGIVAVLPGRWAVCVWSPGLDHSGNSLAGVQALEWLTTLSGHSIF; translated from the coding sequence ATGGACTACGCACACATCCTCCAACGCATCCACCGCGACATCGCGCCCTTGCTCACCCAGGGCCGCGTAGCGGACTACATCCCCGAGCTCGGCAAGGTGCCCGCTACCCATTTCGGCATGGCGCTGGTGTTTGCCGATGGCCGCAGCCATTGCGTGGGCGACGCCGCGGTGCCGTTCTCCATCCAGAGCATCTCCAAGCTGTTTGCCTGCACGCTGGCGTTCCAGCTGCTGGGCGAGGACCTGTGGCAGCGGGTCGGGCGCGAGCCTTCCGGCAATGCCTTCAACTCGCTGGTGCAACTGGAGTACGAGCAAGGCAAGCCGCGCAATCCGTTCATCAACGCGGGCGCGCTGGTGGTGACCGACGTGCTGTGCAGCCGTTTTGTGCAGGCGGAGACCGCCATGGTGCAGTTCCTGCGCCGGCTCAGCGGCAACCCGGCGATCGATTACGACCCGCGCGTGGCGCAGTCCGAGCGCGAGCACGCGGACCGCAATCGCGCCATGGCGTATTTCATGAAGGACTTTGGCCGCCTTGAGATGCCGGTGGACAAGGTCATCGACGCCTATTGCCGCCAATGCGCCATCACCATGAGCTGCGAGGACCTGGCGCGCGCGGCGCTGTTCCTCGCGCATGGCGGGGTGGTGCCGTGGAGCGGCGAGCGCGTGCTGGACGCCAGCCCCACCAAGCGCCTGTCGGCCCTGATGCTGACCTGCGGCACTTATGACGCTGCGGGGGATTTTGTCTATCGGGTGGGCTTGCCGGCCAAGAGCGGCGTGGGCGGCGGCATTGTGGCGGTGCTGCCCGGCAGGTGGGCCGTGTGCGTCTGGTCGCCGGGGCTGGATCACAGCGGCAACTCGCTGGCCGGGGTGCAGGCGCTGGAATGGCTGACCACGTTGAGCGGGCATTCGATTTTCTGA
- a CDS encoding MFS transporter, with protein sequence MRLPLLALAAAAFGIGTTEFVIMGLLPDVAADLGVSAPAAGMLVSGYAIGVAAGAPILAILTNKWPRKTALVGLMGLFILGNALCALAPNYALLMAARVVTAFCHAAFFGIGAVVAAELVPRGRRAQAVALMFTGLTVANVLGVPFGTAFGHLLGWRSTFWAVTVIGVAAAAALVAWLPKAIPMQAGSILREFRAIGAAQVQLALLISTLASVSMFTVFTYIAYILRDVTGFTAQQESMVLLLFGAGITVGGLAGGKLADWKLMPALASLLAAVAVVQLVFSWTSHFPVPTLFTLFAWGMVSFAVVPATQVRVLDKAKGAPNLASTLNQGAFNLGNATGAWLGGLMISAGLPLTQLPWLGAAVAALALLAVGVSASLDRGGRVAA encoded by the coding sequence ATGCGATTACCGCTTCTCGCGCTGGCTGCCGCGGCCTTTGGCATTGGCACCACCGAATTCGTCATCATGGGGCTGTTGCCCGACGTTGCCGCTGATCTTGGCGTTTCCGCGCCGGCTGCCGGCATGCTGGTCTCGGGCTATGCCATCGGCGTGGCCGCGGGCGCGCCCATCCTGGCCATCCTGACCAACAAGTGGCCGCGCAAGACCGCGCTGGTGGGGCTGATGGGCCTGTTCATCCTCGGCAATGCGTTGTGCGCGCTGGCGCCCAACTATGCCTTGCTGATGGCCGCGCGCGTGGTCACGGCGTTCTGCCACGCGGCGTTTTTCGGCATTGGCGCGGTGGTGGCTGCGGAGCTGGTCCCGCGTGGGCGGCGCGCGCAGGCGGTGGCATTGATGTTTACCGGGCTGACGGTGGCCAACGTGCTGGGCGTGCCGTTTGGCACTGCCTTTGGGCATCTATTGGGCTGGCGCTCCACGTTCTGGGCCGTCACCGTGATCGGCGTGGCCGCCGCGGCTGCGTTGGTGGCCTGGTTGCCCAAGGCCATCCCGATGCAGGCCGGCAGCATCCTGCGCGAGTTCCGCGCAATTGGCGCGGCGCAGGTGCAGCTGGCGCTGCTGATCAGCACGCTGGCATCGGTCAGCATGTTCACCGTGTTTACCTACATCGCCTACATCCTGCGCGACGTCACGGGCTTCACCGCGCAGCAGGAGAGCATGGTGCTGCTGCTGTTCGGGGCCGGCATCACCGTGGGCGGCCTGGCTGGCGGCAAGCTGGCCGACTGGAAGCTGATGCCCGCGCTGGCCAGCCTGCTGGCCGCGGTGGCGGTAGTGCAGCTGGTGTTCTCGTGGACCAGCCATTTTCCGGTGCCGACGCTGTTCACGCTGTTTGCGTGGGGCATGGTGAGCTTTGCCGTGGTGCCCGCCACGCAGGTGCGCGTGCTGGACAAGGCCAAGGGCGCGCCCAACCTGGCGTCCACGCTGAACCAGGGCGCGTTCAACCTGGGCAACGCCACCGGCGCGTGGCTGGGCGGGCTGATGATCAGCGCCGGACTGCCGCTCACCCAGCTGCCGTGGCTGGGTGCGGCGGTGGCCGCGCTGGCGTTGCTGGCGGTGGGGGTGTCGGCGTCGCTGGATCGGGGTGGGCGGGTGGCGGCTTAG
- a CDS encoding LrgB family protein, giving the protein MHDTVLAALSLVATVALYYFNKRLYARRARLWLTPLLATPVVLIALVLAAHVPYRDYIADTRWLMWLLGPATIAFALPIYDHRALVRQHWLSISVGVLAAVVTSVFTSVWLARGFGLPVMLQKGLAVRSVTTPFAVDAVRALGGPPDLAAIFVVMTGLTGMAIGEIVLACLPSVRSRLAQGAIFGAAAHGAGTAKARQLGEVQGVVASLVMMIAGLVSVLAAPLIRSVFF; this is encoded by the coding sequence ATGCATGACACCGTGCTGGCGGCGCTGAGCCTGGTGGCTACCGTTGCCCTCTATTACTTCAACAAGCGCCTCTATGCGCGCCGTGCGCGGCTGTGGCTGACGCCGCTGCTGGCCACGCCGGTGGTGCTGATCGCGTTGGTGCTGGCGGCGCACGTGCCGTATCGCGACTATATCGCCGACACGCGCTGGCTGATGTGGCTGCTTGGCCCGGCCACCATCGCCTTCGCGTTGCCGATCTACGATCACCGTGCGCTGGTGCGCCAGCATTGGCTGTCGATTTCGGTTGGGGTGCTGGCCGCGGTGGTGACGTCGGTGTTCACCTCGGTCTGGCTGGCGCGCGGCTTTGGCTTGCCGGTGATGCTGCAAAAGGGGCTGGCGGTGCGCTCGGTGACCACGCCATTTGCTGTGGATGCGGTGCGCGCGCTGGGCGGGCCGCCGGATCTTGCCGCGATCTTTGTGGTCATGACCGGGCTGACGGGCATGGCGATTGGCGAGATCGTGCTGGCTTGCTTGCCCTCGGTGCGCAGCCGGCTGGCGCAAGGCGCGATCTTCGGCGCCGCTGCGCATGGGGCCGGCACGGCCAAGGCGAGGCAACTGGGTGAAGTGCAGGGTGTAGTGGCATCGCTGGTGATGATGATCGCGGGGCTGGTCAGCGTGCTGGCCGCGCCGCTGATCCGCAGCGTATTCTTTTAA
- a CDS encoding CidA/LrgA family protein — protein MPQPPGARLRTGAIALTQVVALSALWLLADWLRARLGLPLPAGLLGLLALAALLFSGAVRGGWVRRGANWLLGEMLLFFIPAVLAVVQYPELVRHQGWRICAVIVLSTLAVMVVTALVVEQVVRLERRLARRATHNRQQHHA, from the coding sequence TTGCCGCAGCCGCCCGGTGCGCGCCTGCGCACCGGCGCCATCGCGCTGACCCAGGTGGTGGCGCTGTCGGCCCTGTGGCTGCTGGCGGACTGGCTGCGCGCGCGGCTGGGGTTGCCATTGCCGGCCGGTTTGCTTGGGCTCCTGGCGCTGGCCGCGCTGCTGTTCAGCGGGGCGGTGCGCGGTGGCTGGGTGCGTCGCGGGGCCAACTGGCTGCTGGGCGAGATGTTGTTGTTCTTCATCCCGGCGGTGCTGGCGGTGGTGCAGTATCCGGAACTGGTCCGGCATCAGGGCTGGCGGATCTGCGCGGTGATTGTCTTGAGCACGCTCGCGGTGATGGTGGTGACGGCGCTGGTGGTGGAGCAGGTGGTTCGTCTCGAACGCAGGCTGGCGCGCCGTGCCACGCACAACCGGCAGCAGCACCATGCATGA
- a CDS encoding DUF6984 family protein produces the protein MKNRNISAAEFNLLSFLGRLGRVEGIGDFLMKTPLEVQPMEDGGMGSFRICLPNQCEKNGHGTMVASAQALDKDGTLVFATLFVDSQHRPIEVDIWKVDYSPMLEMPSNWIPERNPPLPGGGEP, from the coding sequence ATGAAGAATCGAAATATTTCCGCTGCCGAATTTAATCTTTTGAGTTTCCTTGGAAGATTAGGTCGAGTTGAAGGAATAGGCGATTTCTTGATGAAGACGCCGTTAGAAGTTCAGCCTATGGAAGACGGTGGTATGGGTAGCTTCCGTATTTGCTTGCCCAATCAATGCGAAAAAAATGGGCATGGGACGATGGTGGCTTCGGCACAAGCGCTAGACAAGGACGGCACGCTAGTATTTGCGACGCTTTTCGTAGATAGCCAACATCGCCCGATTGAGGTGGATATCTGGAAGGTGGATTATTCTCCAATGCTGGAAATGCCTTCCAATTGGATTCCGGAACGAAATCCGCCATTGCCTGGCGGAGGGGAGCCATGA
- a CDS encoding ShlB/FhaC/HecB family hemolysin secretion/activation protein, translating to MIATMLSVAGGAGYTSTSLRAQVPPANPGQAAILSGAEQEQRVRQQQEARERAQAVQAPGVRAAQPSAEGFPALPVEQPCFRIERFVLEVPAELPPALHARGASALPQDPFAFARAWLDHYQGACIGKQGVDMLAKGVSHVILGQGYVTTRVLLPEQDLSTGTLRMALIPGVIGQLRFAEPDLRGTWRSAFPARPGDLLNLRDLEQGLEQMKRVTSQDVDMQVVPTSVPGQSDVVIAVRRTKPWTVVASMDNSGTRSTGKLQGNLSVGVDNPLGLNDLFNVGYSQDLAFGDRRHGTHGWNGFYSVPWGYWTGTVSAYSSTYYQQIAGVNQTFVSSGNSQTVDFKLQRVLSRSQNDVLGLQFRLSKRFGKSFIEDTEIEQQRRNNTVVEVGITDRHYFGAAQFDGSLAYRQGVAGLGAQADTLAGLGGPTWRYRMAVLDANLSVPFKLAAQSLRYVTTVRGQFTNDRLFYIDALTIGSRYTVRGFDGESLLAGERGFYWRNELQAPLGGSGQALYAGLDYGRVFGPSTEGLVGTQLAGAVIGLKGGLGSKLGAVSYDLFLGMPVYKPAAFHTAGMTAGLQLVFQY from the coding sequence ATGATTGCCACCATGCTTTCGGTGGCGGGTGGTGCGGGTTACACCAGCACGTCATTGCGTGCCCAGGTCCCTCCCGCCAATCCGGGTCAGGCCGCCATCCTCTCCGGCGCGGAACAGGAGCAGCGCGTGCGCCAGCAGCAGGAAGCCCGCGAACGCGCCCAGGCGGTCCAGGCGCCGGGCGTGCGGGCAGCGCAGCCGTCGGCGGAGGGGTTTCCCGCGTTGCCGGTTGAGCAGCCGTGCTTTCGCATTGAGCGCTTTGTGCTAGAAGTCCCGGCGGAGCTGCCGCCCGCGCTGCATGCGCGCGGCGCGTCCGCCTTGCCGCAGGATCCGTTCGCCTTTGCCCGTGCGTGGCTGGATCACTACCAGGGGGCTTGCATCGGCAAGCAGGGCGTGGACATGCTGGCCAAGGGGGTGTCGCATGTCATCCTTGGCCAGGGTTACGTGACCACGCGCGTGTTGCTGCCCGAGCAGGACCTGAGCACCGGCACGCTGCGCATGGCGTTGATCCCCGGCGTGATCGGGCAATTGCGCTTTGCCGAGCCGGATCTCCGGGGCACGTGGAGGAGCGCGTTTCCCGCGCGCCCCGGCGATCTGCTGAACCTGCGGGACCTGGAGCAAGGGCTGGAGCAGATGAAGCGCGTGACCAGCCAGGATGTGGACATGCAGGTTGTGCCCACCAGCGTGCCGGGCCAGAGCGACGTGGTGATCGCGGTCAGGCGGACCAAGCCGTGGACGGTGGTGGCGTCGATGGACAACTCGGGCACGCGCTCCACCGGCAAGCTGCAGGGCAACCTGAGCGTGGGCGTTGACAACCCGCTGGGCCTGAACGACCTGTTCAACGTGGGCTACAGCCAGGATCTGGCCTTTGGCGACCGGCGCCACGGCACGCATGGCTGGAACGGTTTCTACTCGGTGCCGTGGGGTTACTGGACGGGCACGGTGTCGGCGTATTCCAGCACCTATTACCAGCAGATTGCCGGCGTCAACCAGACCTTTGTCTCCAGCGGCAATTCGCAAACGGTGGATTTCAAGCTGCAGCGGGTGCTCAGCCGCAGCCAGAACGATGTGCTCGGCCTGCAGTTCCGGCTGTCCAAGCGCTTTGGCAAGAGCTTTATCGAGGATACGGAGATCGAGCAGCAGCGGCGCAACAACACGGTGGTGGAGGTGGGCATCACCGATCGCCACTACTTCGGCGCCGCCCAGTTCGATGGCAGCCTGGCCTACCGCCAGGGTGTGGCCGGCCTTGGCGCGCAGGCCGATACGCTGGCCGGGCTTGGTGGCCCCACCTGGCGTTACCGCATGGCCGTGCTGGATGCGAACTTGTCGGTGCCGTTCAAGCTGGCGGCGCAATCGCTGCGCTATGTCACTACCGTGCGCGGGCAGTTCACCAATGACCGGCTGTTCTATATCGATGCGCTGACCATCGGCAGCCGGTACACGGTGCGCGGCTTCGATGGCGAAAGCCTGCTGGCGGGGGAGCGCGGTTTCTACTGGCGCAATGAGCTACAGGCGCCGCTGGGCGGGAGCGGGCAGGCGCTGTACGCGGGGCTGGACTATGGGCGTGTGTTCGGGCCGTCGACCGAAGGGCTGGTGGGTACGCAGCTGGCGGGTGCGGTGATCGGGCTGAAAGGCGGGCTCGGGTCGAAGCTGGGGGCGGTGTCGTATGACTTGTTCTTGGGTATGCCGGTTTATAAGCCGGCGGCGTTTCATACGGCGGGGATGACGGCAGGGTTGCAGTTGGTGTTTCAGTATTGA
- a CDS encoding LysR family transcriptional regulator, which translates to MDIRALRYFVEVVRQNGFTRAAETLHVTQPTISKMVKSLEDELGGPLLLREGRTVQLTDAGEVVFARSQAVLAEVARLRQEVAEVDGMARGELKVGIPPMAGRYLAPVIGAYRRQYPGVKLRLSEQGGRALEEGVATGQLDLGVTVLPAAVAGLASLTVTRQALVAVFPTERAPRRAGAVRLTDLATLPFVMYEDDFVLYRVILDACEAAGFAPQIAGQSRHWDFIGELVAADVGVAILPAPIAGQLDPGRVTIRPLVAPELVWELGLVWREGYLSRAARAWLVCCEEAFGAGRKDAV; encoded by the coding sequence ATGGATATCCGCGCCCTGCGCTATTTCGTTGAAGTCGTCCGCCAGAACGGATTCACCCGCGCCGCCGAAACCCTGCATGTGACCCAGCCGACCATCAGCAAGATGGTCAAGAGCCTGGAAGACGAACTCGGCGGCCCACTGCTGCTGCGCGAAGGCCGCACGGTGCAGCTCACCGACGCCGGCGAGGTCGTCTTCGCCCGCAGCCAGGCCGTGCTGGCCGAAGTGGCACGCCTGCGCCAGGAAGTCGCCGAGGTAGACGGCATGGCGCGCGGCGAGCTCAAGGTCGGCATCCCGCCCATGGCCGGCCGCTATCTCGCCCCGGTGATCGGCGCCTATCGCCGCCAGTACCCCGGCGTCAAGCTGCGGCTAAGCGAGCAAGGCGGCCGCGCACTGGAAGAAGGCGTGGCCACCGGCCAGCTCGACCTTGGCGTCACGGTGCTGCCCGCCGCCGTAGCCGGGCTGGCCAGCCTCACCGTGACCCGCCAGGCACTGGTCGCCGTATTTCCCACCGAGCGCGCACCACGCCGTGCCGGCGCGGTCCGGCTAACCGACCTCGCCACCCTGCCCTTCGTCATGTACGAGGACGACTTCGTGCTGTATCGCGTCATCCTGGACGCCTGTGAAGCCGCCGGCTTTGCGCCGCAGATTGCCGGGCAGAGCCGGCACTGGGACTTTATCGGCGAACTGGTCGCCGCCGATGTGGGCGTGGCGATCCTGCCTGCGCCAATTGCCGGGCAGCTGGACCCCGGGCGGGTAACGATCCGGCCTCTGGTTGCGCCCGAGTTGGTGTGGGAGCTGGGGCTGGTCTGGCGGGAGGGGTATTTGTCGCGGGCGGCACGCGCCTGGCTGGTTTGTTGTGAGGAGGCGTTTGGGGCGGGGCGGAAGGATGCGGTATGA